Proteins from a single region of Dissulfurirhabdus thermomarina:
- a CDS encoding tRNA1(Val) (adenine(37)-N6)-methyltransferase: protein MDARELTEDHLAADGLRLLQPRRGYRFSLDALLLADFARLRPGDRVADLGTGCGVVALVLARRHPRITVTAVEIQPRLAALARENARRNGLDRRVSVVEADMAGLPAEVPAGTFDHVVANPPFRPPGAGRLCPDPEEAQARHEIRVDLGGLVAAARRLLRPGGRLTLVYAAERAVDLLTALRGARIEPKRLRWVHPGPGAPARLLLVEACRDAGVELAVLPPLVLSPPENDPG from the coding sequence ATGGACGCGCGGGAGCTCACCGAAGACCACCTGGCCGCCGACGGCCTCCGGCTCCTCCAGCCGAGGCGGGGCTACCGGTTCTCCCTGGACGCCCTGCTGCTCGCGGACTTCGCCCGGCTCCGGCCCGGCGACCGCGTGGCCGACCTCGGCACCGGCTGCGGCGTGGTGGCCCTGGTCCTGGCCCGGCGGCACCCGCGGATCACCGTCACCGCTGTGGAGATCCAGCCCCGGCTGGCCGCCCTGGCCCGGGAGAACGCCCGGAGAAACGGCCTCGACCGGCGCGTCTCGGTCGTCGAGGCCGACATGGCCGGCCTGCCCGCCGAGGTCCCGGCCGGGACCTTCGACCACGTGGTGGCCAACCCCCCCTTCCGGCCGCCGGGGGCCGGGCGGCTGTGTCCCGACCCCGAGGAGGCCCAGGCCCGCCACGAGATACGGGTGGATCTCGGGGGCCTGGTGGCCGCGGCCCGGCGCCTGCTCCGGCCCGGCGGGCGCCTCACCCTGGTCTACGCGGCGGAGCGGGCGGTGGACCTCCTGACCGCCCTGCGGGGGGCCCGCATCGAGCCCAAGCGCCTCCGGTGGGTCCATCCCGGGCCCGGGGCCCCGGCCCGGCTGCTCCTGGTGGAAGCCTGCCGGGACGCCGGCGTGGAACTGGCGGTGCTGCCGCCGCTCGTCCTCTCCCCCCCGGAGAACGACCCCGGCTGA
- a CDS encoding GatB/YqeY domain-containing protein, whose amino-acid sequence MAIVDDIRAAMKAAMKAGETERRDHARVVLAEFQRLPTKEVDDARAVKILRALAASEREMLKARGEERSGFLDFVEEFLPRMMDEAEIRAWIEANVDLSAYPNRLQAMRPIMEALSGQADGALVKRVLSGM is encoded by the coding sequence ATGGCCATCGTGGACGACATCCGGGCCGCCATGAAGGCGGCCATGAAGGCGGGGGAGACGGAACGGCGGGACCACGCCCGCGTGGTGCTGGCCGAGTTCCAGCGACTGCCCACCAAGGAGGTGGACGACGCCCGGGCGGTGAAGATCCTCCGGGCCCTGGCGGCCTCCGAGCGGGAGATGCTCAAGGCCCGGGGCGAGGAGCGCTCCGGTTTCCTCGACTTCGTGGAGGAGTTTCTGCCCCGGATGATGGACGAGGCCGAGATCCGGGCCTGGATCGAGGCCAACGTCGACCTTTCGGCCTACCCCAACCGCCTCCAGGCCATGCGGCCCATCATGGAGGCCCTCTCGGGCCAGGCCGACGGCGCCCTGGTGAAGCGGGTCCTGTCCGGGATGTGA
- a CDS encoding DciA family protein codes for MRGRYRSMSALSEVLRHSLGAERAWRERLQRGRVWEVWEAAVGPGVAAHAWPEGFRERDVLVVVVSDSVWMQQLHLQRLLVLQRLNAHLEEAPIREIRFRLGDVEGERRKWTRRAGTAARRPAALPPPSREDLEAAERLVAELPDGDLRRAFRELFLLDRRAHRAGREGEEGGA; via the coding sequence GTGAGGGGCCGGTACCGGTCCATGTCGGCGCTGTCCGAGGTGCTCCGGCACTCGCTCGGCGCCGAGCGGGCGTGGCGGGAGCGGCTCCAGCGGGGGCGCGTGTGGGAGGTCTGGGAGGCGGCCGTGGGCCCCGGGGTCGCGGCCCACGCCTGGCCCGAGGGGTTCCGGGAGCGGGATGTCCTCGTGGTGGTGGTCTCGGACTCGGTCTGGATGCAGCAGCTCCACCTCCAGCGCCTCCTCGTCCTCCAGCGGCTCAACGCGCACCTCGAGGAGGCCCCCATCCGGGAGATCCGGTTCCGGCTCGGGGACGTGGAGGGGGAACGGCGCAAGTGGACGCGCCGGGCCGGCACGGCCGCCCGTCGGCCGGCGGCGTTGCCGCCGCCTTCGCGCGAGGATCTCGAGGCGGCGGAGCGGCTGGTGGCGGAGCTCCCCGACGGGGACCTGCGCCGGGCCTTCCGGGAGCTCTTCCTTCTGGACCGGCGGGCGCACCGGGCCGGCCGGGAGGGCGAGGAGGGCGGGGCCTGA
- a CDS encoding inositol-3-phosphate synthase, with translation MKPIRIAVAGVGNCASSLIQGIHYYRNADPGRAIGLMHWEIGGYAPGDIEVVAAFDIDARKVGRDVAEAVFAPPNCTAVFCPDLPKTGVTVRMGRVLDGFSEHMKDYPPERTFLLAEAPEPDRDEVVRVLRESGAEILLNYLPVGSEQAVRFYAECALEAGVAFVNNMPVFIASDPEWARRFEAAGLPIVGDDIKAQLGATITHRTLTDLFRKRGVRLDRTYQLNTGGNTDFLNMLNRARLASKKESKTEAVQAVAAHRLADENIHVGPSDYVAWQNDNKVCFIRMEGRLFGDVPMNLELRLSVEDSPNSAGVAIDAVRCCRLALDRGIGGPLVSASAYLMKHPPRQFPDDEAYRMVEAFIRGERRD, from the coding sequence ATGAAGCCGATCCGGATAGCCGTGGCCGGCGTGGGTAACTGCGCCAGCTCCTTGATCCAGGGCATCCACTACTACCGGAACGCCGATCCCGGCCGGGCCATCGGGCTCATGCACTGGGAGATCGGGGGCTATGCCCCCGGCGACATCGAGGTGGTGGCCGCCTTCGACATCGACGCCCGCAAGGTGGGCCGCGACGTCGCCGAGGCCGTCTTCGCGCCGCCGAACTGCACCGCCGTCTTCTGCCCCGACCTTCCCAAGACCGGCGTCACCGTCCGCATGGGCCGCGTGCTCGACGGCTTTTCCGAGCACATGAAGGATTATCCCCCCGAGCGGACCTTCCTCCTGGCCGAGGCGCCCGAGCCCGACAGGGACGAGGTCGTCCGGGTCCTCCGGGAGTCCGGGGCGGAGATCCTCTTGAACTACCTCCCGGTGGGCTCCGAGCAGGCGGTGCGGTTCTATGCCGAGTGCGCCCTCGAGGCGGGGGTGGCCTTCGTGAACAACATGCCCGTCTTCATCGCCAGCGACCCGGAGTGGGCCCGGCGGTTCGAGGCCGCAGGGCTCCCCATCGTGGGCGACGACATCAAGGCGCAGCTCGGGGCCACCATCACCCACCGGACCCTCACCGACCTCTTCCGCAAGCGGGGCGTCCGCCTGGACCGGACGTACCAGCTGAATACCGGGGGCAACACGGATTTTCTCAACATGCTCAACCGGGCGCGCCTGGCCTCCAAGAAGGAGTCCAAGACGGAGGCGGTCCAGGCCGTGGCGGCCCACCGGCTGGCCGACGAGAACATCCACGTGGGCCCCAGTGACTACGTGGCCTGGCAGAACGACAACAAGGTCTGCTTCATCCGGATGGAGGGCCGGCTCTTCGGGGACGTGCCCATGAACCTCGAGCTCAGGCTCTCCGTGGAGGATTCCCCCAACTCCGCCGGGGTGGCCATCGACGCCGTCCGCTGCTGCCGGCTCGCCCTCGACCGCGGCATCGGCGGCCCCCTGGTCTCCGCCTCGGCCTACCTCATGAAGCACCCGCCCCGGCAGTTTCCCGACGACGAGGCCTACCGCATGGTGGAGGCCTTCATCCGGGGCGAGCGCCGGGACTGA
- the hemH gene encoding ferrochelatase, whose amino-acid sequence MTGVVLLNMGGPDGPEAVRPFLFNLFSDRRIIRLGPPFLQRPLAWWISRRRAPKSRAAYLRIGGASPLARITAAQAAALERALNAGGGAPVTCRAGMRYWHPRTPDVLRELAAAGVRRVLGLSLYPHFSGATSGTSLDEFFREARRLGLEAAAVEAWPDDPGYIEALLEVLREGLSLLGGAEGRLPGDAALLYSAHSLPRRMVERGDPYVAHLERTIRALEARSGIRGHLAYQSRSGPVRWLEPATDVRLLELVREGARRVLVLPISFVSDHIETLYEIDMLYADMVTEAGGRLFRTPSLNDRLRFIEALAGIAGRRLEAEGWRGSS is encoded by the coding sequence ATGACCGGGGTGGTCCTCCTCAACATGGGCGGGCCGGACGGGCCGGAGGCGGTCCGGCCCTTTCTCTTCAACCTGTTCTCCGACCGGCGCATCATCCGCCTCGGTCCACCGTTCCTCCAGCGGCCCCTGGCGTGGTGGATCTCCCGCCGCCGGGCCCCGAAGAGCCGGGCCGCCTATCTGCGCATCGGCGGGGCGAGCCCCCTCGCCCGCATCACCGCCGCCCAGGCGGCGGCCCTGGAAAGGGCCTTGAACGCCGGCGGCGGGGCGCCCGTGACCTGCCGCGCGGGGATGCGGTACTGGCACCCGAGGACGCCGGACGTCCTCCGCGAGCTCGCGGCCGCCGGCGTGCGGCGGGTGCTGGGCCTGTCGCTCTATCCCCACTTCAGCGGGGCCACTTCCGGGACCTCCCTGGACGAGTTCTTCCGGGAGGCGCGGCGCCTCGGCCTCGAGGCCGCGGCGGTGGAGGCCTGGCCGGACGATCCCGGCTACATCGAGGCGCTCCTGGAGGTCCTCCGGGAGGGCCTGTCGCTCCTGGGCGGGGCGGAGGGGCGGCTCCCGGGCGATGCGGCCCTCCTCTACAGCGCCCACAGCCTGCCCCGGCGCATGGTGGAGCGGGGCGACCCCTACGTGGCGCACCTCGAGCGGACCATCCGGGCCCTCGAGGCCCGCTCCGGCATCCGGGGACACTTGGCCTACCAGAGCCGGAGCGGGCCCGTCCGGTGGTTGGAGCCCGCCACGGACGTGCGCCTCCTGGAGCTGGTGCGGGAGGGTGCCCGCCGCGTTCTGGTGCTGCCCATCAGCTTCGTCTCGGACCACATCGAGACCCTGTACGAGATCGACATGCTCTACGCGGACATGGTGACCGAGGCCGGGGGGCGGCTCTTCCGGACCCCGTCCCTCAACGACCGGCTGCGGTTCATCGAGGCCCTGGCGGGGATCGCCGGGCGGCGCCTGGAGGCGGAGGGATGGCGAGGGTCGTCGTAG
- the hemG gene encoding protoporphyrinogen oxidase: MARVVVVGGGMSGLSLAWFLRERRPGWEVQVLEAADRPGGKAWTLREDGFLCEAGVNGVLDNKPSTLGLARRLGLAPLPADAAAKRRFVVRRGRLVPLPESPGAFLTSPLLSPAGRLRVLLEPFVPRGDMAADESLADFARRRLGREAFERLIDPMATGIYAGDPERLSLKACFPRIHELERDHGSLIRAMIRLKREARRAGRAGPGAGPGGTLTSFAGGMGELAARVAEALGPEVVRTGRPVAAVSPSAAGWEVAAGEEVIPADHVVLACPAEAAARVVRRSVPELAALADQVPYPPVSVVCLGYRAAELPRPLDGFGFLAPGPEGRRILGSLWDSAIFPGRAPEGHALLRVLVGGARDPERALLPDGPLVDVVRAELRELMGITALPVFEKVIRWRRAIPQYEVGHLALVRRLEEILARHPGLYVRCNWVGGVSLNDCVANAEVLADRIAGAPGRGEGA, encoded by the coding sequence ATGGCGAGGGTCGTCGTAGTCGGCGGGGGGATGAGCGGGCTTTCCCTGGCGTGGTTCCTGCGGGAGCGGCGGCCCGGGTGGGAGGTCCAGGTCCTGGAGGCGGCGGATCGGCCCGGGGGCAAGGCCTGGACCCTCCGCGAGGACGGCTTCCTCTGCGAGGCCGGGGTGAACGGGGTCCTGGACAACAAGCCCTCCACCCTGGGGCTTGCCCGCCGGCTGGGGCTGGCGCCGCTGCCCGCCGACGCGGCGGCCAAGCGGCGCTTCGTGGTGCGGCGGGGGCGGCTCGTCCCGCTCCCCGAGTCGCCGGGTGCCTTCCTGACCTCGCCGCTCCTGTCCCCGGCCGGCCGCCTCCGGGTGCTGCTCGAACCCTTCGTGCCCCGGGGCGACATGGCCGCCGACGAGTCCCTGGCCGACTTCGCCCGCCGCCGGCTCGGGCGCGAGGCCTTCGAGCGGCTCATCGATCCCATGGCCACCGGGATCTACGCCGGGGACCCGGAGCGGCTCTCGCTCAAGGCCTGCTTTCCCCGCATCCACGAGCTCGAGCGCGACCACGGCAGCCTCATCCGGGCCATGATCCGCCTCAAGCGCGAGGCCCGGCGGGCCGGCCGGGCCGGCCCCGGCGCCGGGCCGGGCGGGACCCTCACCTCCTTCGCCGGTGGCATGGGGGAGTTGGCCGCCCGGGTGGCCGAGGCCCTCGGGCCGGAGGTCGTCCGCACCGGCCGGCCGGTGGCGGCGGTGTCGCCCTCCGCGGCGGGCTGGGAGGTGGCGGCCGGCGAGGAGGTCATCCCGGCGGACCACGTGGTGCTCGCCTGCCCGGCCGAAGCGGCGGCCCGTGTGGTGCGCCGGTCGGTGCCGGAGCTGGCCGCGCTGGCCGACCAGGTCCCCTATCCCCCGGTCTCGGTGGTCTGCCTCGGCTACCGGGCCGCGGAGTTGCCGCGGCCCCTGGACGGCTTCGGGTTCCTCGCCCCGGGCCCGGAGGGGCGGCGCATCCTGGGCAGCCTCTGGGATTCCGCCATATTCCCCGGCCGGGCCCCGGAGGGGCACGCGCTCCTGCGGGTCCTGGTGGGCGGCGCCCGGGACCCGGAGCGGGCCCTCCTCCCCGATGGCCCCCTGGTGGACGTGGTCCGGGCGGAACTCCGCGAGCTCATGGGGATCACGGCGCTTCCCGTCTTCGAGAAGGTGATCCGCTGGCGCCGGGCCATCCCGCAGTACGAGGTGGGACACCTGGCCCTGGTGCGCCGGCTGGAGGAGATCCTCGCCCGCCACCCCGGGCTCTACGTCCGGTGCAACTGGGTCGGCGGCGTCAGCCTGAACGACTGCGTGGCCAACGCCGAAGTCCTGGCGGACCGGATCGCCGGGGCTCCCGGGCGGGGGGAGGGGGCGTGA
- a CDS encoding tRNA (cytidine(34)-2'-O)-methyltransferase produces the protein MNPAAPRLNVVLVEPEIPPNTGNVARLCAATGSVLHLVHPLGFRIDDRHLRRAGLDYWPHVAVREHESLAAFFRVTAPGPHLFFSARGGRPYTEAPVADGAFLVFGKEATGLPADLLSAHRERTFRVPIWGRVRSLNLATAVGIVVYDAYRRLGFPAGA, from the coding sequence GTGAACCCCGCCGCCCCCCGCCTGAACGTCGTCCTGGTCGAACCGGAGATCCCGCCCAACACCGGAAACGTCGCCCGGCTGTGCGCCGCCACGGGGTCGGTCCTCCACCTGGTCCACCCCCTCGGCTTCCGGATCGACGACCGCCACCTCCGGCGGGCGGGCCTCGACTACTGGCCCCACGTGGCGGTCCGGGAACACGAGAGCCTGGCGGCCTTTTTCCGCGTGACCGCCCCGGGCCCCCACCTCTTCTTCTCCGCCAGGGGCGGGCGGCCCTACACCGAGGCCCCGGTGGCGGACGGTGCCTTCCTGGTCTTCGGGAAGGAGGCCACGGGTCTTCCGGCCGACCTGCTCTCGGCCCACCGGGAGCGGACCTTCCGCGTTCCCATCTGGGGCCGGGTCCGGAGCCTCAACCTGGCCACCGCGGTGGGCATCGTGGTCTACGACGCCTACCGGCGCCTGGGCTTCCCCGCCGGGGCCTGA
- a CDS encoding transcriptional repressor, with amino-acid sequence MVPGWLRHMFRGGGGRACRSGGGPGRRDGSLHENEREEFLRLLGEMGEDLSREGRLVLDLFLDTEGHLAAEEVQARLAERGVRIDLATVTCALERFCRFGIAQKIKLNGKKVYYEHLHVGSHHDHLMCTRCGAVEEFFEPRLEACQEDVTRRYAFLPFRHRLVIYGLCRRCAAGLAAGTLPLHEAACGEKVRVVGFAGGANVQGRLAAMGLSVGDEVEVVNNAGPVIVSRGGVRLAVGLGLAEKVHVAPARPEVPRGSGAGTGQGG; translated from the coding sequence ATGGTGCCAGGCTGGCTTCGACACATGTTCCGCGGCGGCGGGGGGAGGGCGTGTCGTTCCGGCGGCGGCCCCGGCCGGCGGGACGGCAGCCTCCACGAGAACGAGCGGGAGGAATTCCTCCGCCTGCTCGGCGAGATGGGCGAGGACCTCTCCCGGGAGGGGCGCCTCGTGCTGGACCTCTTTCTCGACACCGAGGGGCATCTCGCGGCCGAGGAGGTGCAGGCCAGGCTGGCCGAGCGGGGCGTCCGGATCGATCTGGCCACGGTGACCTGCGCCCTGGAGCGCTTCTGCCGGTTCGGCATCGCCCAGAAGATCAAGCTCAACGGCAAGAAGGTCTACTACGAGCACCTCCACGTGGGCAGCCACCACGACCACCTCATGTGCACCCGGTGCGGGGCCGTGGAGGAGTTCTTCGAGCCCCGGCTCGAGGCCTGCCAGGAGGACGTGACCCGCCGCTACGCCTTCCTGCCCTTCCGGCACCGCCTGGTGATCTACGGCCTCTGCCGCCGGTGCGCCGCCGGCCTGGCGGCGGGTACGCTTCCCCTCCACGAGGCCGCCTGCGGCGAGAAGGTCCGGGTGGTGGGCTTCGCCGGGGGCGCCAACGTCCAGGGGCGGCTCGCGGCCATGGGGCTGTCCGTCGGCGACGAGGTGGAGGTGGTCAACAACGCCGGCCCGGTCATCGTGAGCCGCGGTGGCGTGCGGCTGGCCGTGGGGCTCGGTCTCGCCGAGAAGGTCCACGTCGCCCCGGCCCGGCCCGAGGTCCCCAGGGGTTCCGGTGCCGGGACCGGGCAGGGGGGTTGA
- a CDS encoding Fur family transcriptional regulator, with product MDELEIFRDFIRRKGLRYTPERERIIREIFATHDHFDVETLYLGMRRKGHRVSKASIYRLLPLLIEAGLVQEVFFEDGHMHYEHIYGHDHHCHLRCTQCRRIEEFTDPALEDVERRLAERFGYRVQGHKLEVLGLCPACRERQRRRSGTGTPAP from the coding sequence ATGGACGAACTCGAGATCTTCCGGGACTTCATCCGCCGAAAGGGCCTCCGCTACACCCCGGAGCGGGAGCGGATCATCCGGGAGATCTTCGCCACCCACGACCACTTCGATGTCGAGACCCTCTACCTCGGCATGCGGCGCAAGGGCCACCGGGTCTCCAAGGCCTCCATCTACCGCCTGCTCCCCTTGCTCATCGAGGCCGGGCTCGTCCAGGAGGTCTTCTTCGAAGACGGCCACATGCACTACGAGCACATCTACGGGCACGACCACCACTGCCACCTCCGGTGCACGCAGTGCCGGCGCATCGAGGAATTCACCGATCCGGCCCTCGAGGATGTGGAGCGGCGGCTCGCGGAGCGTTTCGGCTACCGGGTCCAGGGACACAAGCTGGAGGTGCTGGGGCTCTGCCCGGCCTGCCGCGAGCGCCAAAGACGCCGGAGCGGCACCGGAACGCCGGCGCCGTGA
- a CDS encoding sirohydrochlorin cobaltochelatase yields the protein MRTAKGILAMATAVLLLAAAGGAARGETGGVVRFLKPRYAPVKPAIVLAAFGTSTTARATFDVLDRRIRAAFPGHEVRWAFTSRIIREKVNRRRADADRLRSLPEVLAALQAEGVRQVVVQSMHVFPGGEYVHMQRQARMEGLQVAVGEPLLATWEDAARVFAVLEREFPAPDEGCVVLAGHGTPNTYYAPSTAVYLALDRWIHARYPNVYLGSVEGVPDRKDALDRAKAHPGRRVRIVPFMLVAGDHVMNDIMGEAAGEGEEASWAEELRRAGKVVDCPTVKLGGKVLYKGLGLYDVTAEILVEHIRQALRDFPRW from the coding sequence ATGAGGACCGCAAAGGGTATCTTGGCCATGGCGACGGCGGTGCTGCTCCTGGCCGCGGCGGGCGGGGCCGCCCGGGGGGAGACCGGCGGGGTGGTGCGTTTTCTCAAGCCCCGGTACGCGCCCGTCAAGCCCGCCATCGTGCTCGCCGCCTTCGGGACCAGCACCACGGCCCGAGCCACCTTCGACGTCCTGGACCGCCGGATCCGGGCGGCCTTTCCGGGCCACGAGGTCCGCTGGGCCTTCACCTCCCGGATCATCCGCGAGAAGGTGAACCGCCGGCGGGCGGACGCCGATCGGCTCAGGAGCCTCCCCGAGGTCCTCGCGGCCCTCCAGGCCGAGGGGGTCCGCCAGGTGGTGGTGCAGTCCATGCACGTCTTTCCGGGGGGTGAATACGTCCACATGCAGCGCCAGGCCCGGATGGAGGGGCTCCAGGTGGCCGTCGGGGAGCCGCTGCTCGCCACGTGGGAGGACGCGGCGCGGGTGTTCGCCGTGCTGGAGCGGGAGTTTCCGGCACCCGACGAGGGGTGCGTGGTCCTGGCCGGCCACGGGACGCCGAACACCTACTACGCCCCGTCCACGGCGGTCTACCTGGCCCTGGACCGCTGGATCCATGCCCGCTACCCCAACGTCTACCTCGGGAGCGTGGAGGGCGTTCCGGATCGGAAGGACGCCCTGGACCGCGCCAAGGCCCATCCCGGCCGGCGCGTCCGGATCGTCCCCTTCATGCTCGTCGCCGGCGACCACGTCATGAACGACATCATGGGAGAGGCCGCCGGGGAAGGAGAGGAAGCCTCCTGGGCCGAGGAACTTCGCCGGGCCGGGAAGGTCGTCGACTGTCCCACCGTGAAGCTGGGCGGGAAGGTCCTCTACAAGGGCCTCGGGCTCTACGACGTCACCGCCGAGATCCTCGTGGAACACATCCGGCAGGCGCTCCGGGACTTCCCCCGCTGGTAG
- the dtd gene encoding D-aminoacyl-tRNA deacylase translates to MRAVWQRVSEAGVKVDGEEVARIGRGALVLLGVERGDGEADARYLAEKIVSLRAFEDAEGRMNRSVADIGGGLLLVSQFTLAGDCRKGRRPSFAGAAPPEEAERLYLRVAELARGFGVPVATGRFRARMAVRLVNDGPVTLLLDSRRRF, encoded by the coding sequence ATGCGGGCGGTCTGGCAGCGGGTCAGCGAGGCCGGGGTGAAGGTCGACGGCGAGGAGGTCGCCCGGATCGGCCGGGGGGCCCTGGTGCTCCTCGGGGTGGAACGGGGCGACGGGGAGGCGGACGCCCGGTACCTGGCGGAGAAGATCGTCTCCCTCCGGGCCTTCGAGGACGCGGAGGGGCGGATGAACCGCTCCGTGGCGGACATCGGCGGCGGCCTCCTCCTGGTCTCCCAGTTCACCCTGGCCGGCGACTGCCGGAAGGGGCGCCGGCCGTCGTTTGCCGGGGCGGCCCCGCCGGAGGAGGCGGAGCGGCTCTACCTCCGGGTGGCGGAGCTGGCCCGCGGGTTCGGGGTCCCCGTGGCCACGGGGCGGTTCCGGGCCCGGATGGCCGTCCGCCTCGTCAACGACGGGCCGGTGACGCTGCTCCTCGACAGCCGGAGGCGGTTCTAG
- a CDS encoding carbohydrate porin gives MRRATRGIFWAAAAVLLALGPAVVRAATVDELSRDVRRLEERNRELLDRVERLERREAPAGDAAEAGPAWTDRIRLSGGVTTVVQATAGNADNNPDGGNHADGTYTLDLGLEADLDGLGTVVVHLEGGDGEGVNDNVPSFSVPNYDAYATLNNANQADLTISEAYYEARLLGGRLTFDVGKMDVSTLFDQNAAAGDETTQFLSNIFVKSMGLTVPEPDDFYAPAAMVALAPADFLEFRLIGASANNEHGHLWEDIFSKGFVAAQAAVSAAPFGRKGTYRLYGWWDERRHVKNRLLPLVNAAPTRADQRADEPLYGWGVSLDQELADGLVLFARYSRTLDDLAAWDADAAMWAPIPVEEVYSAGLSLSGTPWNRPGDALGVAWGQALLTRDFAQSTRNPADERYVEAYYRYAWNAHLATTADLQWIENPGGSFAADNVWIFGLRGQVDF, from the coding sequence ATGAGACGTGCAACGAGGGGAATCTTCTGGGCGGCGGCCGCGGTGCTGCTCGCCCTCGGGCCGGCGGTGGTCCGGGCCGCCACGGTGGACGAGCTTTCCCGGGACGTCCGGCGCCTCGAGGAGCGCAACCGTGAGTTGCTCGACCGGGTGGAAAGGCTGGAGCGGCGGGAGGCGCCCGCCGGAGACGCGGCGGAGGCGGGGCCCGCCTGGACGGACCGGATCCGCCTGAGCGGAGGCGTCACCACGGTGGTGCAGGCGACGGCCGGAAACGCCGACAACAACCCCGACGGCGGCAACCATGCCGACGGGACCTATACCCTGGACCTCGGGCTCGAGGCCGACCTCGACGGCCTCGGCACCGTCGTGGTGCACCTCGAGGGGGGCGACGGCGAGGGAGTCAACGACAACGTCCCTTCCTTCAGCGTCCCGAACTACGACGCCTACGCCACCCTGAACAACGCCAACCAGGCGGACCTCACCATCTCCGAGGCCTACTACGAGGCCCGGCTCCTCGGCGGCCGCCTCACCTTCGACGTCGGCAAGATGGACGTGAGCACCCTCTTCGACCAGAACGCGGCGGCCGGCGACGAGACCACCCAGTTCCTCTCCAACATCTTCGTGAAGAGCATGGGGCTCACCGTCCCGGAACCCGACGACTTCTACGCCCCGGCGGCCATGGTGGCCCTGGCCCCGGCGGATTTTCTGGAGTTCCGCCTCATCGGCGCCTCGGCCAACAACGAGCACGGCCACCTCTGGGAAGACATCTTCAGCAAGGGGTTCGTGGCGGCCCAGGCCGCCGTGAGCGCCGCCCCCTTCGGTCGCAAGGGCACCTACCGCCTCTACGGGTGGTGGGACGAGCGCCGCCACGTCAAGAACCGCCTCCTGCCGCTGGTCAACGCCGCCCCCACCCGGGCGGACCAGCGGGCGGACGAGCCCCTCTACGGCTGGGGGGTGAGCCTCGACCAGGAGCTGGCCGATGGCCTGGTGCTCTTCGCCCGCTACAGCCGGACCCTGGACGATCTCGCCGCCTGGGACGCCGATGCCGCCATGTGGGCGCCCATCCCCGTGGAGGAGGTCTATTCCGCGGGGCTGAGCCTCTCCGGCACCCCCTGGAACCGGCCCGGCGACGCCCTCGGCGTGGCCTGGGGCCAGGCGCTTCTCACCCGGGACTTCGCGCAATCCACCCGCAACCCGGCCGACGAGCGGTACGTGGAGGCCTACTACCGGTACGCCTGGAACGCCCACCTGGCCACCACGGCGGATCTCCAGTGGATCGAGAACCCCGGCGGGTCCTTCGCGGCGGACAACGTCTGGATCTTCGGGCTGCGCGGGCAGGTCGATTTCTGA